One window of Laspinema palackyanum D2c genomic DNA carries:
- a CDS encoding DUF2237 family protein has product MTEATNVLGGKLENCCTSPMTGYYRDGKCNTGGGDYGAHVVCAQVTEEFLTFSKQRGNDLTSPVPLFNFPGLKPGDRWCLCASRWKEALDAGVAPPVVLSATHISALEYVSEEELKQYAIEE; this is encoded by the coding sequence GTGACAGAAGCAACCAATGTACTAGGGGGAAAACTGGAAAATTGCTGCACCTCCCCCATGACGGGATATTATCGAGATGGAAAATGTAACACCGGAGGCGGAGACTACGGTGCTCATGTCGTTTGTGCACAAGTCACCGAAGAGTTTCTCACCTTCAGCAAACAGCGGGGAAATGATTTGACCTCCCCGGTTCCCTTGTTTAATTTTCCCGGCTTAAAACCAGGCGATCGGTGGTGTTTGTGCGCCTCTCGCTGGAAAGAAGCCCTCGATGCCGGAGTCGCACCCCCCGTTGTCCTGTCTGCCACTCACATATCCGCTTTAGAGTATGTCTCGGAAGAGGAACTCAAACAATATGCGATAGAAGAATAG
- the uvrB gene encoding excinuclease ABC subunit UvrB: MQPFRLEAPYQPTGDQPQAIAKLVQGIQGEKPYQTLLGATGTGKTFTIASTIAQVGKPTLVLAHNKTLAAQLCNELRQFFPHNAVEYFISYYDYYQPEAYIAVTDTYIEKTSAINEEIDMLRHSATRSLFERRDVIVVASISCIYGLGMPSEYLNAAIPLQVGQELEPRQLLRDLAGIQYHRNDVEMGRGRFRVKGDVLEIGPAYEDRIVRVEFFGDEIEAIRYIDPVTGGILASLDTLSIYPARHFVTPDDRLEAACQAIELELEDRLQELEKAGKLVEAQRIEQRTRYDLELLREVGYCNGVENYSRHMAGREAGDPPECLLDYFPKDWLLVVDESHVTVPQIRGMYNGDRARKLVLIEHGFRLPSAADNRPLKAEEFWDKMNQCIFVSATPGDWEIEQSAGEVIEQIIRPTGVVDPEIFVRPTEGQVDDLLGEIKDRVKRNERVLITTLTKRMAEDLTEYFQDRGIRVRYLHSDINSIQRIEILQDLREGEFDVLIGVNLLREGLDLPEVSLVAILDGDKEGFLRSHRSLVQTIGRAARHIRGQAIIYADNMTNSMTLAIEETDRRRGIQTAYNQMHGITPTTIIKKSSNAILAFLDVSRRLNAAEAEGVDSLTLALQELPLEDIPEAISKLELQMKEAAKKLEFEEAAKLRDRIKKLRDKLVGHS; this comes from the coding sequence ATAAAACCCTCGCCGCCCAACTTTGTAACGAATTGCGGCAATTTTTTCCCCATAATGCCGTCGAATACTTTATCAGCTATTACGACTACTATCAACCCGAAGCGTATATCGCCGTCACCGATACCTATATCGAAAAAACCTCCGCCATTAACGAGGAAATCGATATGCTGCGGCATTCGGCCACGCGATCGCTGTTTGAACGCCGGGATGTGATCGTCGTCGCCTCGATTAGCTGCATTTACGGGTTAGGAATGCCCTCAGAATACCTCAACGCCGCCATTCCCTTACAAGTCGGACAAGAACTCGAACCCCGGCAACTCTTGCGCGACCTCGCCGGTATCCAATATCATCGCAATGACGTAGAAATGGGTCGAGGACGCTTCCGAGTCAAAGGGGATGTCCTAGAAATCGGACCCGCTTATGAAGACCGAATTGTTCGCGTCGAGTTCTTCGGGGACGAAATCGAGGCCATTCGCTACATCGATCCCGTCACCGGGGGGATTCTCGCCAGTCTCGATACATTAAGTATCTATCCAGCACGTCACTTTGTCACCCCCGATGACCGCCTAGAAGCAGCTTGTCAGGCGATCGAACTGGAACTCGAAGACCGCCTCCAGGAACTAGAAAAAGCGGGCAAATTAGTCGAAGCACAACGGATAGAACAACGCACTCGCTACGACCTGGAACTGCTGCGAGAAGTGGGATATTGCAACGGCGTGGAAAACTATTCCCGTCACATGGCCGGACGAGAAGCGGGAGACCCCCCGGAATGTTTACTAGATTATTTCCCCAAAGATTGGTTATTGGTGGTGGATGAATCTCACGTCACCGTCCCGCAAATTCGGGGAATGTACAATGGCGATCGCGCCCGAAAACTGGTCTTAATCGAACATGGATTTCGCCTCCCCTCTGCTGCGGACAACCGACCTTTAAAAGCCGAGGAATTTTGGGACAAGATGAATCAATGTATCTTCGTCTCTGCCACCCCTGGGGACTGGGAAATCGAACAATCTGCCGGGGAAGTCATCGAACAGATTATTCGACCCACGGGAGTTGTAGACCCCGAAATCTTTGTCCGTCCCACGGAGGGTCAAGTGGATGATTTGTTAGGTGAGATTAAAGACCGAGTGAAACGCAATGAACGAGTCCTAATCACCACCTTAACCAAACGCATGGCGGAAGACCTCACGGAGTATTTCCAGGACCGAGGAATTCGGGTGCGTTATCTGCACTCGGATATTAATTCCATCCAACGGATTGAGATTCTCCAGGACTTGCGGGAAGGGGAATTTGATGTGTTGATTGGGGTCAACTTGTTACGGGAGGGGTTAGACTTGCCGGAGGTGTCTCTCGTGGCAATTTTAGATGGGGATAAAGAAGGATTTCTGCGATCGCATCGGTCCCTCGTCCAAACCATCGGACGCGCCGCCCGTCATATCCGGGGACAAGCTATCATTTATGCCGATAACATGACCAACAGCATGACCTTGGCGATCGAAGAAACCGATCGCCGACGCGGAATTCAGACCGCCTACAATCAGATGCATGGCATTACCCCCACAACCATTATCAAGAAATCCAGTAATGCCATTTTGGCCTTTTTAGACGTTTCGCGCCGCTTAAATGCTGCGGAAGCCGAGGGGGTGGATTCCCTGACCCTCGCCCTTCAAGAATTGCCCTTAGAAGACATTCCAGAAGCCATTTCTAAACTGGAACTCCAGATGAAAGAGGCAGCCAAAAAGCTGGAATTTGAGGAGGCAGCCAAATTGCGCGATCGCATCAAGAAACTGCGGGATAAACTCGTGGGTCATTCCTAA
- a CDS encoding MFS transporter: protein MRTFITVWLGQLVSTFGSRMTNFALIVWTWEVTGSATALGLVTVFTQLPSLAVALFAGALIDRSDRKVAIIVGDSIAALSTLAILLLAAVGQLQLWHLFLINGINGIFGEIQQLAYSASVSLMVPKQHYVRVSSMKSMLHYGPSILAPAFAGALYPITGLAGIAAIDLLTFAVGVSTVLLVKIPQPPRSEVTSEQPKLWHELTFGCRYIMARASLFGFFGLELLFWFAHDFGAVMHRSTILARTDGNAEVLGMVSAAAGIAGIIGAIALSWWGGPKHRIQGFLGSAIAVGISKTLFALGQSLSIWIPMQLSSSLNFPLLTSSSTAIWLEKIPPEVQGRVFAAQSFGLGVVSTVATAIAGPLADGFFEPAMQPGGALTPWFGSIFGTGPGSGMALLYAIASLVLILVGILGYRWPLVRQIEKSKI, encoded by the coding sequence ATGCGTACTTTTATTACCGTTTGGCTGGGTCAGTTGGTCTCCACCTTTGGAAGTCGAATGACCAATTTTGCCTTGATTGTCTGGACCTGGGAAGTGACCGGATCAGCCACGGCCCTAGGGTTGGTGACGGTGTTTACCCAACTGCCGAGTTTAGCCGTCGCCTTATTTGCCGGGGCTCTGATCGATCGCAGCGATCGCAAAGTGGCGATCATTGTAGGCGATTCCATTGCCGCACTGTCCACCTTGGCAATTTTGCTGTTAGCAGCAGTCGGTCAACTGCAACTCTGGCATCTGTTCCTGATTAATGGCATCAATGGCATTTTCGGGGAAATCCAACAATTAGCCTATTCTGCGTCAGTGAGTTTGATGGTCCCGAAACAGCACTATGTCCGGGTCAGCAGCATGAAATCCATGCTGCATTACGGGCCGAGTATTTTAGCCCCCGCCTTTGCCGGTGCCCTGTACCCCATCACCGGATTGGCGGGAATTGCCGCTATTGACTTATTGACCTTTGCCGTCGGGGTGAGTACGGTGCTTTTGGTCAAAATCCCTCAACCCCCCCGAAGTGAGGTGACTTCTGAACAGCCAAAACTTTGGCATGAACTCACGTTTGGCTGTCGTTATATTATGGCCCGGGCATCCTTATTCGGATTTTTCGGATTAGAGTTGCTGTTTTGGTTCGCTCACGATTTCGGCGCAGTGATGCATCGGTCTACTATTTTAGCCCGCACCGATGGGAATGCCGAAGTGCTGGGGATGGTGAGTGCAGCGGCGGGAATTGCCGGAATTATTGGGGCAATTGCGTTGAGTTGGTGGGGTGGACCCAAACACCGGATTCAGGGATTTTTAGGGTCTGCGATCGCCGTGGGTATCAGTAAAACCCTATTTGCCCTCGGTCAATCCCTGTCAATTTGGATCCCGATGCAGTTGTCCTCCTCTCTGAATTTTCCCCTGTTAACCAGTTCCAGTACCGCAATTTGGCTGGAAAAAATCCCCCCAGAAGTCCAGGGACGGGTGTTTGCCGCTCAATCTTTCGGGCTAGGAGTGGTTTCAACTGTGGCAACAGCAATTGCGGGTCCCTTAGCCGACGGCTTCTTTGAACCCGCCATGCAACCTGGGGGGGCATTAACACCTTGGTTTGGGAGCATCTTCGGTACAGGTCCCGGTTCCGGGATGGCGTTGTTATATGCGATCGCCTCCCTGGTTTTGATTCTGGTGGGAATTCTGGGATACCGTTGGCCCCTGGTGCGCCAGATAGAAAAAAGCAAAATCTAG